The DNA segment ATGGCGCGATTCATGTCTTTTTGCTGCTCATAAATATAAGCCAAATAGAGGTGAGAATCAACATGGTCAATTGATTTTATTGCATGCTCGAAAAAGTTAATTGCCGTGATATAATCTTTTTGTTGATAGTAAACAATCCCCAGGTTATAATAAACCTCGCCATTTCCCGGATCTAATTCAGTTACTTTTTGGTAAATTTCCAAACTGTTTAATAAATCATTTTGTGACATATAGATGGTACCTAACTTCATCAGGGCGTCAACTCGATTGGGGTTAATCCGTAGTATTTCTTTGACTGTTTTAATTGCTAGATCCGAACGATTCTTCCGGCTATAATTATCCGCCAGAATTAAACGCGCTTCAAAATCAAGTGGATTGACAAAAATCGCCTTTTCAAGAAGCTCGTTTTCATTGCCGAATCCTAAATCAGCGTACCTGCTGGCATGCAATTGAGTTAAATCAACGTAAGTTTTTGAATCCCAGTGATTTCTTAATAAACTTCTCTGTAAAAACTCCTCGGCCTGATTCCATCTTTCATGGGCCAAATAAAGCTCGGCCAATAGTTGCAGCGTTTTATGATTACTTTCATCCAAAGACAAAGATTTCAGCAAAAGAGATTTGGCAGCCTGAAAATCTTCCAGATCGTTTTGTCCTTTTTGCTTTTTTTCACCGCCACGATTGAGATAAATTTTCGCAAGGGAATTTAACCAGGTAGTTGAATTACTGTCTGTCTTGACAGCATTCTTTGCTAAGCCGAAAGCAGAACTTGTCTCTCTATTTAAAAGAAAAAGTTTAAGATTAAAGAAAGCTCTAATTTTGTCATTCGAATGCCAGGGGTCTTTTAAGAATAATTCAGAGTCGGATTCTAATATTCTGTTTGCAACTGAACGACTCAATTCCTGGCTAAACTCTTGAATCCCATTTAAAGTAATCTGACTGATTTCTTCAAGAACAGTTTTATCATTGTCGAATTGAATAAGTCTATAACTCAAAGAGTAGTCGGAAGATTCTTTTAGAAAGCTCCCCACGACCACATAATCAACTTTAATGCGTTTAGCAAAATCCAGACAATAATTTTGGAAAGTAAGTGAATCACTGTTGGCTGCAGAAGTGAGCCAGTCGAGTTGATATGGCAGCAATTCCTCCAAGTTAATTTGCTCGAGGTATCTTATTGGAATCTCGGAAAAGGCTAAACTTTCCCAGGAGATTGAAGCGGAACTATCAGATTGATTTATGAAAGGGAAGACAGCAATTCTTAACGGGTCGGATTGCGGACGCTCTTTAAACCTATTGATCAAAAAAACAAAAAAAAACAAAGCGGATATTA comes from the candidate division KSB1 bacterium genome and includes:
- a CDS encoding tetratricopeptide repeat protein; protein product: MNFDFFKMPDWGPILIGVWAFVSLVVWYLYRHSAKKYRVGFKTTFLLISALFFFVFLINRFKERPQSDPLRIAVFPFINQSDSSASISWESLAFSEIPIRYLEQINLEELLPYQLDWLTSAANSDSLTFQNYCLDFAKRIKVDYVVVGSFLKESSDYSLSYRLIQFDNDKTVLEEISQITLNGIQEFSQELSRSVANRILESDSELFLKDPWHSNDKIRAFFNLKLFLLNRETSSAFGLAKNAVKTDSNSTTWLNSLAKIYLNRGGEKKQKGQNDLEDFQAAKSLLLKSLSLDESNHKTLQLLAELYLAHERWNQAEEFLQRSLLRNHWDSKTYVDLTQLHASRYADLGFGNENELLEKAIFVNPLDFEARLILADNYSRKNRSDLAIKTVKEILRINPNRVDALMKLGTIYMSQNDLLNSLEIYQKVTELDPGNGEVYYNLGIVYYQQKDYITAINFFEHAIKSIDHVDSHLYLAYIYEQQKDMNRAITHLRTRIAKRSGRDDKFAEEARKHLFQIMSEREAKDPKVSQTKTQN